A part of Desulfovibrio psychrotolerans genomic DNA contains:
- a CDS encoding response regulator transcription factor — MLPADPSRTPGDLRFLLIDDHPAVRQGLNLLLESNGYTPGVEAGTCAEAKGCLERAAFDLALLDLSLADGSGLDLLADLAEHGIRTLVYSMHEDPGTIDRALRCGANGYVTKREEPGVLLEGIEGVLRGECFVSARAGLSLDEAACAPATDPLFLLSDQERAIFSAMARGVSNMEVAESLGISPRTVETYLTRMVNKLGLSNVRALRKFAINGPEQNPESRGSV, encoded by the coding sequence ATGCTTCCCGCTGACCCGTCCCGCACCCCGGGCGATCTCCGTTTTCTGCTCATCGACGATCATCCCGCCGTGCGGCAGGGGCTGAACCTGCTGTTGGAGTCCAACGGCTACACGCCCGGCGTGGAGGCCGGAACCTGCGCCGAAGCCAAGGGGTGTCTGGAACGGGCCGCCTTTGACCTTGCGCTGCTGGACCTTTCATTGGCCGACGGCAGCGGCCTTGACCTGCTCGCCGATCTGGCCGAACACGGTATCCGCACCCTGGTCTATTCCATGCACGAAGACCCCGGCACCATAGACCGTGCGCTGCGCTGCGGTGCGAACGGCTATGTGACCAAGCGTGAGGAGCCGGGGGTGCTGCTGGAAGGGATAGAGGGCGTGCTGCGCGGTGAATGCTTTGTGAGTGCCCGCGCCGGATTGAGTCTGGATGAAGCGGCTTGCGCTCCGGCAACGGACCCGCTCTTTCTGCTCAGCGATCAGGAACGGGCCATCTTTTCGGCCATGGCGCGCGGTGTGAGCAACATGGAGGTTGCCGAAAGCCTTGGCATCAGCCCGAGGACGGTGGAGACGTATCTGACACGGATGGTCAACAAGCTGGGGCTATCGAACGTGCGTGCCCTGCGCAAATTTGCCATCAACGGGCCGGAGCAGAACCCCGAATCAAGAGGCAGCGTGTAA
- a CDS encoding autotransporter outer membrane beta-barrel domain-containing protein, with protein sequence MTISGSPVLTNARLYGGAAGDGVTDAFSGNSLNVKTTGLTVKDVYNFQYLNFYLPSTVSAGDTVLTVTGTADLTGSSGRSSTVNVGIEGSSSPLQAGDTITLIDAGTLVTNSGLNSSASGTGMQGVTLKYNFDLTTESNKLLATVSAGTTPTVNEQSKALSEGFVSGMGAVMQGADVAAAQGMDSAVAAAKAGGAGGGGAPVGFGALSGGSVRHNTGSHVDMHSVSLMAGLSWGADTPSGRLTVGPFVEYGYGSYSTYNSFSNAASVEGDGNTRYLGGGILGRMDLANTGPGHIYVEASGRGGGLYNEYESSDLRNAAGRSAEYDSSSKYYGLHLGTGYVWNIAEDASLDLYAKYFWTRQEGDSVTLSTGDPIDFKDVDSSRLRLGSRVSYMVNEYLSPYIGAAYEREFDGTARASTNGYAMKAPSMGGDTGTGELGLVYTPSASVPVSFDLGVQNSVGKREGLTGSLQFKYEF encoded by the coding sequence GTGACCATCAGTGGTTCCCCGGTTTTGACAAACGCAAGGCTTTACGGGGGTGCGGCAGGCGATGGGGTTACTGATGCTTTCAGCGGCAATAGCCTGAATGTAAAAACCACCGGACTAACAGTCAAAGATGTTTATAATTTTCAGTATCTGAACTTCTATCTGCCTTCCACCGTGTCCGCAGGCGATACGGTGCTGACAGTGACCGGCACGGCAGACCTGACCGGCAGCTCGGGGCGGTCTTCCACCGTTAATGTGGGCATTGAGGGCAGCTCTTCGCCCCTGCAGGCCGGTGACACCATAACGCTCATTGACGCCGGAACGCTGGTCACGAACAGCGGGCTCAACTCCAGTGCGAGCGGCACCGGCATGCAGGGCGTGACCCTGAAATACAACTTTGACCTCACAACCGAAAGCAACAAGCTGTTGGCCACGGTATCCGCCGGAACCACGCCCACAGTGAACGAGCAGAGCAAGGCGCTTTCGGAAGGTTTTGTTTCCGGCATGGGCGCGGTAATGCAGGGGGCGGACGTGGCCGCAGCGCAGGGCATGGATTCTGCCGTTGCAGCGGCCAAGGCCGGAGGAGCGGGCGGTGGCGGTGCTCCCGTCGGGTTTGGTGCGCTTTCCGGTGGCTCCGTGCGGCATAATACCGGCTCGCATGTGGATATGCACAGTGTGTCCCTGATGGCCGGTCTGTCGTGGGGGGCCGATACACCGTCCGGCCGCCTGACAGTGGGGCCGTTTGTTGAATACGGCTACGGTTCGTATTCTACCTACAACTCGTTCAGCAATGCCGCTTCGGTGGAAGGAGACGGCAACACCCGTTACCTTGGCGGCGGCATTCTTGGCCGTATGGATTTAGCCAATACCGGCCCCGGCCATATTTATGTTGAAGCCTCGGGCAGGGGAGGCGGCCTGTACAACGAATACGAATCTTCTGACCTGCGCAATGCCGCCGGGCGCAGCGCGGAATACGATTCTTCCTCCAAGTATTACGGGCTGCATCTGGGAACCGGCTATGTGTGGAACATAGCGGAGGATGCCTCGCTTGACCTCTACGCCAAATACTTCTGGACACGGCAGGAAGGCGACTCCGTGACGCTCTCTACCGGCGACCCCATCGACTTTAAGGATGTGGACTCCAGCCGTCTGCGTCTTGGTTCGCGCGTAAGCTACATGGTGAATGAATATCTCTCCCCCTACATAGGCGCGGCCTATGAGCGGGAGTTTGACGGCACGGCCCGCGCCAGCACCAACGGGTATGCCATGAAGGCCCCGTCCATGGGTGGCGATACCGGCACCGGTGAACTGGGGCTCGTGTACACGCCTTCGGCATCGGTGCCTGTGTCCTTTGACCTTGGCGTACAAAACTCTGTTGGGAAGCGTGAGGGCCTGACCGGCAGTTTGCAGTTCAAGTACGAATTCTAA
- a CDS encoding aldehyde ferredoxin oxidoreductase family protein encodes MNTILRVRCNGTGMPTLSTHPIGTYAGLGGRAMTSKVICSEVPADCHPLGPENKLVFAPGLMSGTAAATSGRLSVGCKSPLTGTIKEANAGGTAAQALAKLGYAAVIFEGEAGGNALYRLVIDEKGAKVEPADGYRMLPNYALRDKVQEEFGDKVSLISIGTAGEMRMSNSTIAVTDPEFRPTRHAGRGGVGAVMGSKGFKCIIVNAENASIRKPALPDAFKAANKKFVEGLKGHPVTGTGLPAYGTNILTNILNEAGGYPTRNFSTGRFDGAGNISGEAQAELERTRGGNPTHGCHKGCVIKCSGVYVDKEGNFLTKQPEYETVWSHGGNCGIDDLDAIAMMDRLDDDYGLDTIEMGATIGVAMEAGVIPFGDKEGAIDLIHQVGKGTPLGRILGAGTAVTAKCYGLERAPVVKNQAMPAYDPRAVKGMGVTYATTTQGADHTAGYAVATNILNVGGHVNPLGTEGQAELSRSLQVATAALDATGYCLFIAFAILDQAETFDAMVDSINAMYGLTLTGGDVVALGQDILRMERDFNKAAGFGPAHDRLPRYFTREPLAPHGVVFDVPEEELDSVYNF; translated from the coding sequence ATGAATACCATTCTTCGTGTGCGGTGCAACGGCACCGGAATGCCTACTCTGAGCACGCACCCCATCGGCACCTATGCCGGGCTGGGGGGCAGAGCCATGACCTCTAAAGTGATCTGCTCGGAAGTTCCTGCAGACTGCCACCCGCTGGGGCCTGAAAACAAACTTGTGTTCGCTCCCGGGCTCATGAGCGGCACGGCTGCCGCCACATCGGGGCGTCTGTCCGTGGGGTGCAAAAGCCCGCTCACCGGCACCATCAAGGAAGCCAACGCGGGCGGCACGGCAGCGCAGGCACTGGCCAAACTGGGGTATGCTGCGGTCATCTTCGAAGGCGAGGCCGGGGGCAACGCCCTGTATCGCCTTGTCATCGATGAAAAGGGGGCCAAGGTAGAACCGGCGGACGGCTACCGCATGCTTCCCAACTACGCCCTGCGCGACAAGGTGCAGGAAGAGTTCGGCGACAAGGTTTCGCTTATCAGCATCGGCACCGCCGGCGAAATGCGCATGTCCAACTCCACCATCGCGGTCACGGACCCCGAATTCCGCCCCACCAGGCACGCCGGACGCGGCGGTGTGGGAGCGGTCATGGGTTCCAAGGGCTTCAAGTGCATTATCGTGAATGCGGAAAACGCCTCCATCCGCAAGCCCGCACTGCCGGATGCCTTCAAAGCCGCCAACAAAAAGTTCGTTGAAGGGCTGAAAGGCCACCCTGTCACGGGTACCGGGCTGCCCGCATACGGCACCAATATTCTCACCAACATACTGAACGAGGCCGGGGGCTACCCCACGCGGAACTTCTCTACGGGCCGGTTCGACGGAGCGGGCAACATTTCCGGCGAGGCGCAGGCCGAACTGGAACGCACGCGCGGCGGCAATCCTACCCATGGTTGCCACAAGGGCTGCGTGATCAAGTGCTCCGGTGTCTATGTGGACAAGGAAGGCAACTTCCTGACCAAGCAGCCGGAGTATGAAACCGTGTGGTCGCATGGCGGCAACTGCGGTATCGACGATCTGGACGCCATCGCCATGATGGACCGTCTTGATGACGACTACGGGCTGGATACCATTGAAATGGGCGCCACCATCGGCGTTGCCATGGAAGCGGGCGTCATTCCCTTCGGCGACAAGGAAGGAGCCATCGATCTCATCCATCAGGTGGGCAAGGGAACACCGCTGGGCCGCATTCTCGGCGCGGGCACGGCTGTCACGGCCAAGTGCTACGGGCTGGAGCGCGCCCCCGTGGTCAAGAATCAGGCCATGCCCGCGTATGACCCGCGCGCGGTCAAGGGCATGGGCGTCACCTACGCAACCACCACGCAGGGTGCCGACCACACCGCAGGCTACGCTGTGGCCACCAACATCCTGAACGTGGGCGGGCACGTAAACCCTCTCGGCACCGAAGGACAGGCAGAGCTTTCCCGCAGCCTGCAGGTGGCCACCGCCGCGCTGGATGCCACGGGCTATTGCCTGTTCATAGCCTTTGCCATTCTTGATCAGGCAGAAACCTTTGACGCCATGGTAGACAGCATTAACGCCATGTACGGTCTTACCCTTACCGGCGGCGATGTTGTGGCCCTCGGGCAGGATATCCTGCGCATGGAACGCGACTTTAACAAGGCCGCGGGCTTCGGCCCTGCACACGACCGCCTGCCGCGCTACTTTACGCGCGAACCGCTTGCCCCGCACGGGGTTGTCTTTGACGTTCCGGAAGAAGAGCTGGATTCCGTATACAATTTCTAG
- a CDS encoding sensor histidine kinase has product MNRNTPRPSFPLRMGRAFHPVPPFVAVLLLAAAFLLLPSDRAAADGLRADNGVLDLRGFDPATMGPARLDGAWEFYWNRLLTPQDFAASTAPSPSGLISLPGTWRGMLVNGETLGGTGQATLRLRLRLWPEADTLTLRLFDIPMAYRLWANGQLVAGSGIVGTDADSETPLRSLVLARIAPEGEDLELVLQISNHHFRAGGVPEGLRLALPGPLEAERDRIWTFSYFFAGCLLITLLYHLFLFHLDRMQVSAGYFSGFCLCMLCYCMSSNTSFWAINRFLPALPPPWSEYVPLFFYMACAPMLFRFYYSLYPKVFHPAIRYLVDLRLAVFFLLLLTAPDYRVSQYIAFSIFVGLGCAIYYVVRLFVCTRRGMSGAGLLLLGSGVSLLASLNDGLSHAKLINTPYLIQFGILFLVVTQSLALAKRFTHAFISVGKLSEELERKNRSLMAEMEERNRLEQEVINISEDERRRISHELHDGLCQKLTGARLRASILNKRLAGTDDATTMASLVALLDASTDDAYRTSRGLWPVEHDPAMPGPSLDDLARRIAKDTGINVRFEMRRYCGQCTNPNMRTLYRIAQEALTNAAKHAQAQTIRVKLRCPAQDGVTLTVCDDGIGRTASARKGTRMGGLGLGIMAHRADVIHAKLTIEDAPQGGTVVTCAAPCDKLASPTATRRTLPDASR; this is encoded by the coding sequence ATGAACAGAAACACACCGCGCCCTTCCTTTCCGCTCCGGATGGGCCGGGCATTCCACCCCGTTCCGCCGTTTGTGGCGGTGCTGCTGCTTGCGGCCGCCTTTCTCCTGCTGCCGAGCGACAGGGCGGCGGCAGATGGCCTGCGGGCCGATAACGGCGTGCTGGATCTGCGCGGGTTTGATCCGGCGACCATGGGACCCGCCCGGCTGGACGGTGCATGGGAATTCTACTGGAACCGCCTGCTGACGCCGCAGGATTTTGCTGCAAGCACCGCCCCTTCACCGTCGGGCCTGATTTCGCTGCCCGGCACATGGAGGGGGATGCTCGTAAATGGTGAAACGCTGGGCGGCACAGGGCAGGCAACCCTGCGGCTGCGGCTGCGCCTCTGGCCGGAGGCGGACACGCTTACATTGCGGCTCTTTGACATTCCCATGGCTTACCGGTTGTGGGCCAACGGGCAGCTCGTGGCGGGCAGCGGCATTGTGGGCACGGATGCAGACAGCGAGACGCCTCTGCGATCGCTGGTGCTGGCCCGCATCGCCCCTGAAGGGGAGGATCTGGAACTCGTGCTCCAGATTTCCAACCACCATTTCCGCGCCGGCGGCGTGCCGGAGGGGCTGCGGCTTGCCCTGCCCGGCCCGCTGGAAGCCGAACGCGACAGAATCTGGACCTTTTCTTATTTCTTCGCCGGTTGCCTGCTGATTACGCTGCTGTACCACCTCTTCCTGTTCCATCTGGACCGGATGCAGGTTTCGGCGGGATACTTTAGCGGTTTCTGCCTGTGCATGCTGTGTTACTGCATGTCTTCCAACACGTCTTTCTGGGCCATCAACCGATTCCTTCCGGCCCTGCCGCCCCCTTGGTCCGAATACGTCCCCCTGTTTTTCTATATGGCCTGCGCTCCCATGCTCTTCCGGTTTTACTACTCGCTCTACCCGAAGGTCTTCCACCCCGCCATCCGCTATCTGGTTGACCTTCGCCTTGCGGTATTCTTTCTGCTGCTGTTGACCGCGCCGGACTACCGCGTCTCCCAATACATCGCGTTCAGCATTTTTGTCGGGCTGGGCTGCGCCATCTATTACGTCGTGCGCCTGTTCGTCTGCACACGGCGCGGAATGAGCGGAGCAGGGTTGCTGCTGCTCGGCAGCGGGGTATCCCTGCTCGCCAGCCTGAACGACGGACTCTCTCACGCCAAGCTCATCAACACGCCCTACCTGATACAATTCGGCATACTCTTTCTGGTTGTTACGCAATCGCTGGCCCTGGCCAAGCGCTTCACCCATGCGTTTATATCCGTGGGAAAGCTCTCCGAGGAGCTGGAGCGCAAGAACCGGTCACTCATGGCCGAGATGGAAGAGCGCAACCGGCTTGAACAGGAAGTGATAAACATCAGCGAGGATGAACGCAGGCGCATAAGCCACGAACTGCACGACGGCCTGTGCCAGAAACTCACCGGAGCCCGGCTGCGCGCATCCATCCTGAACAAGCGGCTTGCCGGAACGGACGATGCCACGACCATGGCCAGCCTTGTGGCCCTGCTGGACGCCTCTACCGACGACGCCTACCGCACCTCGCGCGGTCTCTGGCCCGTAGAACACGACCCCGCCATGCCCGGCCCCTCGCTGGACGACCTGGCCCGGCGCATTGCCAAGGATACGGGCATAAACGTACGGTTCGAAATGCGCCGGTACTGCGGGCAATGCACCAATCCCAACATGCGCACGCTGTACCGCATTGCGCAGGAGGCACTGACCAACGCGGCCAAACACGCACAGGCACAGACAATCCGCGTGAAGCTGCGTTGCCCCGCCCAGGACGGCGTGACCCTGACCGTTTGCGACGACGGCATAGGCCGTACGGCCTCCGCACGGAAGGGCACCCGGATGGGAGGGCTTGGCCTTGGCATTATGGCCCACCGGGCCGATGTTATCCACGCCAAGCTGACTATTGAGGACGCACCGCAGGGAGGCACTGTTGTCACCTGCGCAGCCCCGTGCGACAAGCTTGCCTCCCCCACCGCCACAAGGAGAACACTCCCTGATGCTTCCCGCTGA